In the genome of Fusarium poae strain DAOMC 252244 chromosome 1, whole genome shotgun sequence, the window tattttatatcttaatattaatagagaAACTATTTACCTTCTTTAagagcctttataataattagctatttatacttatacttttataatttcctttaataaagactaaagcttttacttaattaaaaatccctatattaattatattaaatagaatattatattagctatccCTTATAAAAgtacttattatactttattatattaaagctatactcttttataaagagttaaatattcttataaaggGTATTTTCTATAAGGGCTAGgttacttaagattaaaagatttaatattttatctaGAGATAAGGACTtagattactataaaaaggagcttttaattagattaaGTAAAGAGAGAATAAGAATTAAAGagtattaatttttataaagaaagtatactaaaagtaaattatatttattagtatttaaaaaagaatagCCTTATCTTTCTTActagttatatatagtattaaagaacttaaggtattactttattatttattacttattattaataatatcttagatTAGCCTTAAGGTATATTAGAATTCTACCTtagatattataagtatttatattatttttaataagctataaaaagaGCCTTAGAAAGGATTAATTTCTAGTCTAAGAATAagtacttaataaatattttattaatctattttataaggaaagttattataaagggttattatataattatattaaagcttaaataataacttaagtttaaaataataaggtaatagtataattaaaaattaattagagattatagtaaagatattatctagagtattaatattcttaaatctataagaattattaatactaggTATACTATTAGTAAAAGAggtctattaattattttaagaggtaagataatattaataaggcagtaatagatttattaaaagaggTAAGtaaaagttatattattagcttaattaaatatattagctattaaattaaatatatttttaaggtagctttattatattaaataatttaaacttagaattatataattaatagtatatagagactattataatattaaagtattaatatctaataataatatagtattaactttattaggaggttaagttataaaggtaataatctatagtattaataataatattagaattatcttaattagctaatatataagtatttataggaggaataattaattaaagaggaagggttaaggtatattaataaatataaggcTTGGCTAATTAAAATGcttaaaaagtcatatatctataaggttatatatctatagtaaaagtatcatgCATCCCTATCAATTCCCTTATAATATATCGCTCTGCCCTTTATCTGCAGCATATTAATTATTACAGAGAAACATGCCCCTTGTCAATATAACAACATAAGACAGAAGGATGTGGCATATACTAGTCTTGTTAAACTAAGATATTAGAGGGGTTGAGTTTATAAATCGAGTGGCTAGCACGATGTGGCTATTGGCAAAAAGGACGAAGTAGAAAGGAATTGAGTTCGTCAGGAGGGATCGAGTACTGACGGTGTGCAAAGGGCAGTTTTAACATGCCGTTGGGATATTAAAAGATGTCTCACCTTTCTGTTGAGGTTGCAATATAATATTCGCAAATATCGTCATTTTCTTTAACCTTCACCCGTTATAACTCTTGGCTGCAGAATCCAGGTAAAGGATAAGAAATTGATCGCCTAAAGAACCTTGTCTAAGCGGCAGAAACCAGCCtaataatttcgtctcttttgtctctagcggccaatttcTCCGTCCTGAGGGCATTGTAGTTACAGCTGTCTTATCGTTTTATTCCGTCATTGTCACTATTTTTGGGAAATGCAATTGGATTTTAGTTAGCAAAGTACAGCAAAATCATCCCTCGCCACTACAATACTTAACTTCGATCTGTCGCTACATTCCAAACTCATCTTCGGATATTGCGGCCGGTAATTGCGTGCCGTGTCTAGTCTCGGCACCATGTCCCGTTTTAGCTCCAACTCTCTTGGCAGTCAGCCAAGAACAAACTACATTATTTTCGTACTGCCAAGAGGGTCCATGCTAAGTACCTGAATCCCCATAAATCAGTCATACTCTGCATGAGTGCGTAAGCATACGTCCAGAATCAAGGCACAAAAGTCTTGGTGTTGAGCCCAGACTCTGGAAAGTGCTAACGGGAAGGGGAATGCGCAAACTTTCGTGAGATGACGTTGTTGCCATTCACAGCATCATATAGTTTCCGTTGGATTTTTCGGATTAAATTCAGcatacttttctttttacttatttcgAGACACGTTTATCGTCGTCGGTCACATTTGATCCTAATCTGTAATTATCTTTCCACAATGGTCTCTCAACATGTTGTTGATTTGTGTCAAGCAACTGAGACTGTCAGCTCTGTCCTAGCAAAGGATCCAAGTCAATCACCAGGAGATATTATCAAGAAGCTATATGGCCACCACGAACATGGCCTGCATCACAACACGTCACACCAAAATCATACACCACCGCCATCTCCCCCAAATGAAACCATCAACACAGTCGACAAAGCCCTTCAGTGCGGACATTGGGGCTCTGCAGTACCCAGCCAACTCTTCCTACAAGCTTTCGCCGACGCTCTGCAATGTCTCGACAAGGACCCAATAGCTGGAGTCGTCTCTCCTCCTCTAATGGGTTCTCATGGCACCATGCCTCTAACAGTGATTGCGCCCTTGACCGATGTAATGCGCCATACGGCGAATCTCATCGTGCGCGCTCAAAAGGAAGTTTTCCTCGTCACTTGCTCATGGGCTCCATCCGTGGCGCAAAGATTAATTAGGGGCGCATTAATTGAACTTTCCCGGCGCGCAGGTCAAAGAGGAGAGAGGGTCATAGTCAAAGTCATGTATGATAAAGCCGGTCCTGCAAACGCCGTGAATCCGCACCAAAATATCAAGCCCAAGTCTTACACAGCCAAGTCGATCGACCTTCCGTCACCAGAGGAGATACCTAACATCGACATGGAAGTGGTCAGTCTACACAGATTCGTGTTGGGAACATTACATGCAAAGTTTTGCGTGGTCGATCGCAGAGTTGCAGCAGTCATGAGCAACAACACCGAGGACAATGATAATCTTGAGATGATGATTCACGTCGAAGGGCCAATTGTTGACAGCATATACGACACGGCTTTAATTACTTGGCAAAACGGACTAAATCCACAACTCCCTCTATGCGACTCTCCTCCTGCCTCTGAAACTGGTGCGCTATCACCTGTTCACAGACCTGATTACAAGGACATCACTACTACCCAGGAGCGAATCGCAACCGCCACAGAAAGAAATAACGAGGAAGTAACTCGAGAACATACGCCAGAGGATCCCCATTTCGATGAAGATATCGTAGGTGAAGTCAAACGCATGCAGGCCAGCTACTGCGAGAAAGTGGGAGAAACGCGTCTTCAGGCTGCTAATCGCAAACTCAATGTCGCCGCACCCACTCCTGTCGAGCCCACAGGTCCTGAGATCCAAGCTGGCGAAGAAATGACGCCTTACATTCTTACTAGCAGCAACAGTGTTCCCATGGCGCTCGTATCTCGCCCTCCTTACGGCGCGATCGACTCAAAAAATGTCCATGTCCCCCAGAACGAAGCCTGGCTATCCCTCATTCGAAATGCGCAACGCAACATATTTATCCAAACTCCCGACCTCAATGCTGGTCCCTTGATTCCTGCGATTATCGATGCACTCAAGAGGGGTGTGGAAGTCACCTACTACGTGTGTTTTGGATATAACGACCCTGGGGAAATGATTCCTGGGCAGGGTGGAACGAACGACCAGATTGCACAAACACTCGTCGCTTCACTGCCTGAAGCTGGCAGTGAGCGCGAGCTTCTGCATATATACAACTATGTAGGGAAGGACCAAGATCACCCCATCCACCAATCTTTCAAGTCTCGGTCTTGTCACATCAAATTGTTGATCGTGGATGGAAGTGTTGGAATTCAGGGAAGTGGTAACCAAGATACGCAATCCTGGTTTCATAGTCAGGAAATCAACGTGATGGTAGATAGCGTGGAGATATGTCAGAAATGGAGAGAGGGTATCGATAGGAATCAGAACACGAAGAAATTTGGCAGGGTTGCAAAGGATGGAATTTGGAGGGATGAAAATGGAAAACCTGGGAAGGGATACATGGGTAATCCAGGAACTGTGATGGGGTTGGTCAAAGGCGCGATGGGAATGATTCAAAAATGGAAAGGGCCAGGAGGATTTTAGGGAGGTTCTTCTGTcagttattatttaattgCCATTAACTCATTACAATTCATTAGGCTCCTTCCAATGCGACTGGTTGATCCCAGTAAAGTGATCCAACTATAACTTCAGGATAGACCTATGTTTCTCCATGTCTCCTCACATCTCATGTGTGCACCCAAATAACGCGGGATATCTCCCATTTGACAGTTCTTCCAATACTTCCGCAAAGTCTTACAGTGATCTGAAGAACTGGCCCACATGCTAGCCAAATAAGCAGGTGTGGCCATGTGGACATAGAGTGTAGACCTTGGCAGACCAGAGTCAATGATTTGGCAAATTCTATCAACGGCGAATGTTAATGTTGTCCTAGACGCTTCGCAAGGTGTCGCTTCATCAGTTCCCGGAGTTTTCCATGAAAGGACAGCGATGACTGCTGCGCATCTGTATGTGTCCATACATTTTCCACGCTCAGTTGTGTCCATGCCAAGTTTGAGGAGCTGAGCCATGGCTTCAGTAAGTATTTCGCTGAGATTATCCgacttttttccttttgcaAGTGATACAAAGAGCCAGAACGTTTCAGTTGGGCACCCGACCATGTCAAGGAAGTCTTTCGTAAGAGCATCACGATGCCAATCATCAAAGGTGAGACCCTCCTGGTCTCCCACAGCCCTGCTGGTAGATTGCCTGACAACTGCACCGATAGTGTCCCACCAACCGAAGTAGGCAACTATTTCTTCAAACCCGGTGAAAGTATTTGATAGTTGTTGGAACTCCTCGCTGTTCCGACAGTGACAGTCGAGAAGGGATCGCGCACCACGTAAATGGCAGTCCCATTCACCAAAGACACCATCCATCACAACTTCGAAAAAGGCAAAGACAGCGATCCCGAGAAAAGCGGCTGGATCGGCCGTATTGAGTGCTTGACTGAGACTCTTGAGTGCTTCGAGGCGATGATACACCAACATGTCCTCGCTTTCCGCATCTTGAGTGAAGATGGGCCCATCTGTGGAGAAGGCCAGGGTTGATGGATGTAAAGTTGTGCTCAGGTCGGATCTCCTGCGTCTTCTACTCGTTGCCTGTAGAAATCTATCGACTTGAGCAATAAGCTTCAATCCCTGGTCAGATAATCGTTTGTCAAGATTGTTTACGTTGTCGCCAGATACCAGTCTTGCCCTTTTTAGGCTGTCACCAAAGGCCAGAAGATGTTCCACGATGTGAGGCTGGTCTGTAGCCAATGAATTTTGTGTGAGGTCATCGGCATCATATACAGATATGGCCCTCGTATGGTGCGATTTATCCGATGAGTGTATGTTCACTTCGTCAAATAAATTACGCCTCGGCTCAATCTGTTGCTCGACTGGAGATGGCAAGGACAGGCCGGAGACTGGTGTCGCAACAGGATTCGCCGCCCAAACTACTCTCTGAGTATACCCCCCGCAAGCGAGACCAGATTCAACGCAAGGGAGACATTGAGGTCTGTTTAGATCACACTTGACTCCCCGAACTTTGCAGGTCCGACAGTCCCGATCTCGGCGTAAACCTCGTGGTTTGCCCCGCGGAAGATTAGATTTTAACCTCGGCATTTAGtgagagatattgaggtTGAGATTGTAACTTGAGAAAATAGATTCCCTTCCTCTTTGACATAATTTTGGAGCAGGAAAGGAGATAAGACGCGACATGTTGACATGCTGCTTATCAGGGCGATAGATGGCTGATATCGAAACGTCAGGGATTTGATTCCCTTCCCTATTAGGAATAGCTCAGATCGGGCAACTTGGAATCGCTTCCCCGCATTCTCTATCGGGTGTATTCTTATCGTAAGCGATAGATAAGTAATAAACCGATAACAGCTATCTTATCTTTAGTGGATAAATGTTTACTACCCTAGATAAAGCTTTCATAACGACGCTGTTTTTCAATCTGATATACTCTAAGGAAAACCTATCGATGTAAGtattcctcgaagtttaataatCGAAAGATACAGTCTCGTTATAAAAGATAGGGAtcttagagtaaccttaTCCTTACATAATACAATAGCATTgtaagatatatatactatacaACTAAGTtgtactttatataatatatagattaataaaagaCTAGCTCTTTAATCTTCATCAACTACATACAATAGAGACTCGAGAGTAAATTTACAAGGCAAATTCTTTTCATTTTAATACTTAGATTTAATTACTGAAGTATATTGTATTTAATTTTCAGAAGCAGACCACAAGTGTGACGAAGCAACATGTTCCTTCAGTGGGTACTTCTGTCCCTCAATGCCATAGAAGTTCTCGCGGTAAGTGCCTCCAGGAACAGCGTAGTCATCCCAGAAGAGTCCTCTGCTTCGAAGCTCGGGGATCAAGAGATCAGAAATGTCCTTGAAGGATTGCGGGAATAGAACATAGCCCTATGATGAAGTTAGCAATAGGCAAGTCAACGGTCATGCGATAAACTTACAAAGTTGAAACCGTCAACGCCAGCTTCAGCAACCCATTCCTCGAGGCTATCTGCGACTTGGGCTGGTGTGCCGACAATTAATGGTCCGTTGCCACCGAGACTTACATGCTCTGCCACAGTGTGCTTGGTCCACTTCGAGTTAACAGGCGAGAATCGAGCATAGCCCTCAACAGTAGATCTGATGGGTTGTCAGCATCATGAAGATAACAAAATGGAGAGGGTTTCCTACTTAACAGCGTTGCTTTCCACCTCTCTgagctcctcgtcatcaCCGTACTGGTTCAGATCCATGCCAGTCCAGCCTCCGAACAGCGACAGCGCTCCTTCGAGCGAAGCATACTGCTTGTAGTCGTCATATTTTGCCTTTGCCTCCTCCTCAGTGCGTCCAAGAATGGGAGTGACCAGCGCAAGAACTTTGATGTTGCTTGGAGTTCGGCCAAAAGTATCCTTGGCCGTCTGCCTGATCTCGGCAatgttcttcttggccacGGCAGGAGCATGGGCCGAAGTGAAGATTGCCTCTGCGTGCTGAGCAGCAAAGAGCTTGCCAGCCTTTGATGCTCCAGCTTGCAGCAGAAGAGGCGTGCGCTGGGGACTGGGGTGGACGATGTGAGGGCCGGCGACGTTAAAGTACTTGCCTTTGTGCCCGATCTCTCGCACGCGCGACGGGTCGGTGTAGATACCTGCCTCACGATCCAGCGTGACGGCGTCGTCGCGCCAAGAGGATTGGAAGAGCTTGTACATAACTTCCAGGTACTCCTCAGCGATGGCATATCGTTCGTCGTGCTGACATATGTTAGTCACTGTTTTTTAGGGTTTGTGGATCATCACTGGGCGGCTGTACGCTTAGCTGTTCTTGTCGACCAAGGTTGCGAGCAGCAGAGTCCAGGTAGCTTGTGACAATCTATGCACGGTCAGCAGTGGGCATTGTTTATTGACGTTTGTCTTCTCATACGTTCCAGCCAACCCTGTTTTAATGCGTTAGCTTGTCATAACATAGCGATCCTTATCTTCAACTTGAGGGCCACGAACCTTCCCTTGGTCAAATGGTCAAGTGTCGACAGTCTTCGAGCCAGGTGAAACGGCTGCTCGTAGGTTGTTGAGACTGTCACGCCGAAGCTGATGTTCTTTGTCACAGCGGCCATGGCCGGGATGATCGAAAGAGGCTCCGTGACAGGCCATTGAGCTCCTGAAATGATAGCAGGGTCAAGTGATTTCTTGTAGACGTCATATCCACCTAGTCATGTTTAGTCAGAGGATCTTGAAGCTGTATCGCCAGATAGATTTACCTAGGACATCTGCAATGAAGACGCCATGGAACTTGGCCTCCTCGAGCAGCTTTGCGAGGTCTGTCCAGTGCTCGATGTCTGTGAACCGCCATGACTGATCATCAGGGTGACGCCAGAGTCCAGGCGACTGGTGCCCACTACCTGTTAATGCCTCGTCAGTATGCTCCGTCACTCGCCGAGGCAAGTAATGACTTACACATCTCAACAAAGGCATTGAGAATGAGGCTCTTCTTGCCCTCCTTGGTGTTCTCTTGCGCAGACATTTTGGCTGATGATTTTTATGTTGAGTAAGGAATGATCCGGGTGGTTGATTTGATTAAGTGTGAAGCTATGCAAATCATAGGCAAGATCTTATACAGTTTTCTAGCTTGCAACGGAACCATGCAATCATGGAGTTTTCTCGAGGTTTTTCTCGATCTGGTAATTGACACAGGCCCGCTTTTGGTGTTGATTCCGCGAATCTGCAATGGTGCGAATTGCGTGATATGCGCGAATCTGTAACATCGCCATTTTGGGTCGTCACGCCATTTGACTTGTATCTTGCACAAATTCCCAAGGTAATGGCGACATAGTTGCAAggtccaccaaaactcactaGTCCCGAAGCAGATCCGCGATAATTAAAGCAATGTCGTATTAAATATTCGACTCGGTATTATTTCCTCGTAGGAACTTAAGCAAAGCCAGAAACGACGCAATATGATTACTTGGTGGTTAAATCGTGGCCAGAAGGCAGTAAAGCTTCTCTCGAGGTCAAAGAGCCAGAGTACGCCAGAAGCTCCAACGAAAGCCAAAGACGATTATATTGTTCCAACAACACAGCAAGCAGTCCTTCTGTACGGCGCCCACCAGCCTTACCAATTGGTTGAGAATCACCCCGTGCCAGTGGACTTGCAGAGCGATGAGGTTCTGATAGCAAACAGAGCCGTTGGCTTGAACCCAATTGACTGGAGAGGACCGTAAGCAATGCAGGAAATACTGCAAAATATTCAGAAACTGACAGTTCTCCAGAGACTTTGGATTTGGCATACCTGAACTTCCGCAGGTCGCGGGTAGAGAGTTCAGTGGACTTCTCTTTCGGACTGCAGATGACCGTTCTGGATGGGCAAAAGGCGAACGAGTAAGTAGCACCACCAACCCGTGCATAAAACAGATACTTACACTCGGGTCAGGTGATTGCCATCTCAACAGACTACCGTGACAGTCGCAAGGGTGCTTATCAAGAACACGTTGTGGCCAAGAGCTACAATGTTGTACGGCTCCCTGACCATGTGTCCTTCGAGCAAGGGTCAACTATCGGTGTCGCCTTTGTCACGGCAGCAGTTGCGCTCGGTATTTGTCTCGGTGTAGATTTCACTGTTGTCGAGAACGGTCCAGATGTGCGACAAATTGTGGACGGCTTGAACATTGACTCTCTTCCTAAAGATGTCCAGAAGGAGGTTGCCCAGCAGATTCCATCGCAAGATCGCCCAGAGGCCGGAGACTGGTTGGTTATCTGGGGAGGTAAGCACCGCAAACGGTTCAGTGATGGCCATAGCTAACGTTTCACAGGCtcgtcaacatcagcaaTACTCAGCGCGCAATTGGCAAAGCTCGCCGGGCTGAGGGTTGCAGTTGTGCTTGACGCAGCGAAGCACGGCTCGAGGCTGTATAAAGAGCACTCCATCAAACCAGATCTTGTGATCGACAGTCATGATCCCCAGAGAGCCATTGAGATCATTCGGTCCTGCACGAAAGACAGAAAGAGGTTCGGACTGGATACGCGAGGCAAAGAGACAACTACCTTCCTCATCGATGCCCTCTGCGACACTCCAAGCATCCCAGATTCTCAGACACCTCACGACAGGACGTCTGACACTATTGAGAGCTTGCTGCCACGGCATGTTCACATTGTCGCTCTGTGCTCGGCTCCGAAAATCGAGCGCAGTGATCTCACACTGCACACGATACCGATCAAGCTCTTCCATGAAAGCCCGGAAGTAGGCAAGGCATTGACAACGTGGCTGGGAAGGCTACTCCAGAACAACACTATTGCGTATCCAAAGATCGCCGGCGTTGGAGATGGCCTTTTGAGCATCAACGCCAGCCTGGACAAAATGAGGAGAGGCGAAATCAGTGGTGGCAAGATGGTTGTAAAGATATAGAATATGTAGAGCTATCAGCGTCATAGAGAATCTGAAACTTCTTGAGAAGATTGTCGTTCAACTTGCTTGTTTTTGGAGAGTGAAAAGACTATGGAATCGTCCATCAGAGTAACCGTTGAATTGCCTAAGACAGCAATACAGAAAGATCTCTAGTGAGGTCACCAATTCAATTGACAATTGGTTTCTAAGAGACAATAGTCATATGAATGAATACATATTTAAATAATCAGTTGAATGACATATCATATATTATACAAGGTCTAATTTGAAAGGGTAAAAAAGTATGATAAAATTGAGATCTATCTGAAGTCTATCCTATTTTATCTTCTATAGCAATTTCTATATGACCTTCGCCACCGTCATATCAAGAGATGCATGTAAAACGGCGCGAACTGTAGGGTTCTACTTCTTGGCAGTAACTTGGAGGAACAGCTGTCTATTCGAAGATCGACAACTATAAGACAGCATCGCGGATCTACTCTTTGTTGGATGTGACCGTCGCGGGGCCCTCGACCTTGACATCCTCGCTGGAAGGGGAACTGGTCCCATCAACTTCCAAATCATAAGGAGAATTACCAAAGTGCTTAATAACAGTCCAGACAGGGAGGATTGACACAGCCCAGAGTGCAAGGTTGAAGTAGACACCTCCGACACGGGCCATGACGGGGATGGACGAGGTGCCGTAACTGACCGCTTGCCATGCTGACTCTGTGCCACGAAGCAGAGCAGCGTACCGCACGATTTCTTCTTCATTAGAAGCCAAGTTTTGAACAATGAAGTAGCTGCAGATGGGCGGTTAGCTCAGACGGCGCAGATGTGTTAAGTGGACTTACAGGAAGAGAAAGTTCAGCTGGAAGCCGAATGTAAGGAAGACAAAGATAGCAAACGCTGCACCAAAGCCGGGAGTGGACCAGTCATAGATGGGATGAGATACATTGAAGCGAGTGACGAGGATGGTTGCCCACGTCCACCATCCGCCCTGTAGGACCACAATAACCCAGAATGCGCCTCTTGTCCGGCGCTTCAGCGGAATTGATGTTCGGTCGAGCCAGACCTGAGCTGTTAGCAAAGTTCAGTTGTGTTTTGACAAAGAGTTCAACATACCCCGAGAACATTGCCACCAATGACAGCGACAATACCAGAGACGAATGAGCCGAGTGCTCGAGATCGTACTGTGAACCATACTGGAGACGATTGTCAGCAAGCGTTTGTAAGAGGCAGCATTGGTAACGTACAAGACAGATAAGTGAAGAAGACCGCTTCTGCGAAGACAACGGATCCGATGTAGAGCACGATGAGAAGGAACTTGGTTGTAAAGAAGAGGCGGGTGACCTTCTTGGTCTCGAGCCAAGGGTTGTTGGCAATGGACAGATTAACCTTCTGGCCATCTGTACGCTCAACCTTGTCGGGTGGGCTCAGAAACAGAGCAAACAGCGGCCCTGAAGCTTGTATAGCGATGAAAATGAGGAATACGGTGTATGAGACCTGGCCAGCCTCATTGCGATCAGCGTTAAGACCGAGGTTAATAGCACCACCGATAATCTGACCACTAAGGCGGTATGTAAGCCAGTAGCCGAGAGCTTTGCCTTTGTTCCATGGCTCAGGATAGGCAATAGCGATTGCAGCTTCGGCCATCCAGAAGACGCCGGCTGAGATACCGCAGAGTGCAGCTCCTAGGATGACAAGCCACTCGGTACCAAATCGGTTGTTGGTGTACAGCCCAGCAGCATATGGGGCGTAACCAAGTCTGTGGTGGTCAGTATAGATTCCTGTGGGGTCTACCGATGGAGCACTCACGTTCCAAAGATAAGAGCTCCCTTGATACCAATGTAGTGGACGAGGACACTGCCCCCCCAGCAGCTGAGGACCATGAGGCAGAAGGTCAGGGCGTTGGCCGTGTTTACCAAGTATGGCTCTTGAGCTCCTCCGGCACCTAAGGAGTTCATCGCAGTCCAGATACCCGGGGCAGCAAGGTTGCAAAGACCAAGAATGGTCATGTTGTAGAAGGTCGACCGGTACCACTTGACTGCAATTGATCAGCTCATGTTGACAATCGTGGACAGCTCAACTAAACAAACCTGGGTATTGGCCTGGCTCATGGCCAGATGCATTTTCGTTCGCCATGTTGGATATGGTGTTATTCGTGAAATGAAGTGTAACAAGAGCGGAAAGTTCCAATGTGTTCTATAATCCACCTGGTTACGGAGTGCAGGAACCGGGGTTCCATCATGTCCAGTTATAGAAATATCTGATCGGCAGGCAACACGCTCATTGGAAGCCAAATCTCATAGGTTAATGAACTAGTGCACGCACGCCATAGATTGCCATTTTGCGACAATATATTATTATGCCGGGTTATTAGCATGGTGTGATTGAGTGGGGTGGGCACGCCATGATATTCATCCCGTCCTTACCCTTGGCTCGGTCTAGATTAATACTGAATCGGCTATACCAtcaactttaatataaatcgcTCATATGAATTAAAAACAAGCTGAAAAATTTGAAAATCTTAATTGAATACCTTGACAATTCACCATGGGTGACGCTTCTGATTTGGTCGAGTCCCAGCATGATGCAGCTGGTGACAGCAGCTTAGGCGCAGTGACTGTCTTGCCCAACGGGCTACAGAAGCCCTCAGAGCCCCAATCATACATCAATCCTCAAGTAAAACTCCCTTTGATTGACAGATACATTGACGAGCCGCGACAGTTGCGAGTCGCTGTCATTGGTGGTGGCCTGGCAGGGATTCTTGCTGGGGTCCTACTACCCGAAAAGGTCCCCGGCATTCAACTGACAATCTACGACAAGAACTACGACTTTGTAAGACTCCCCCAATACTCTAACATCGTTTAAACCATGTTAACATCACTCAGGGAGGAACATGGCTTGAAAACACATATCCAGGCGTGCGTTGCGATATTCCCTCGCACGTCTACCAGTCAACATTTGCTCCCAATGAGAAATGGTCTGATGAGTTTGCGCCCGGGGCAGAAATTCGTGACTACTGGCAAGGCGTGGCCAAGAAGTACAACGTCTATCAATACGCCAAATTTGGACACCACGTCAAGAGTATTGACTG includes:
- a CDS encoding hypothetical protein (TransMembrane:11 (i23-43o55-75i82-100o112-137i149-170o182-202i240-265o271-293i305-325o345-367i410-428o)), with the translated sequence MANENASGHEPGQYPVKWYRSTFYNMTILGLCNLAAPGIWTAMNSLGAGGAQEPYLVNTANALTFCLMVLSCWGGSVLVHYIGIKGALIFGTLGYAPYAAGLYTNNRFGTEWLVILGAALCGISAGVFWMAEAAIAIAYPEPWNKGKALGYWLTYRLSGQIIGGAINLGLNADRNEAGQVSYTVFLIFIAIQASGPLFALFLSPPDKVERTDGQKVNLSIANNPWLETKKVTRLFFTTKFLLIVLYIGSVVFAEAVFFTYLSLWFTVRSRALGSFVSGIVAVIGGNVLGVWLDRTSIPLKRRTRGAFWVIVVLQGGWWTWATILVTRFNVSHPIYDWSTPGFGAAFAIFVFLTFGFQLNFLFLYFIVQNLASNEEEIVRYAALLRGTESAWQAVSYGTSSIPVMARVGGVYFNLALWAVSILPVWTVIKHFGNSPYDLEVDGTSSPSSEDVKVEGPATVTSNKE